In Lycium barbarum isolate Lr01 chromosome 9, ASM1917538v2, whole genome shotgun sequence, the DNA window TAAACCGACAAGTTGCCAACTGTAACAATTTCACCGTTGCGCCCAAGTGCTCCCCAGTACCATTTACAACTCATATATGTCCTACCAAATTGACCTTCATGTGGTCCATGCATATCAAATAGTTTCAATTTATAACTAAAAGTAAGAAATTCACATATATCTTAGCAACTTGTTCTTTACATTTCTACAAAGAGGCTATTTCAAAGAGCAATTCTACCGTCATGCAAACGTTCCTTCTCTACCATAAGTAACTATATGTCCTAAAAGTTAACACTTAGAGAAATAGAAAGTGGACCTGAAGATTATTGGTCTTTTCCATCACATTTCTACAAAAAGAGGCAATTTCAAAGAGCAATTCTACCTTCATGAAAAAGTTCATTTTCTATCACAAGTAACAACATGTCCTAAAAATGACACATAAAGAGATAGAAAGTGGATCAACTAAAAATTTCAGGGAAAACATTTTCTGGATCAATAGAAACACACCAACGCATCCCCGACCCACACCCGCCCTACCCCCCAGCCTACATCCCCACCACTAGAAGTTGCACTCTGAATTCAAAAATCTCATAATGATTTGCTTTAAATATATGAAAATGCTCTTAAATAACATTCTCCAACTCGAGTAACAAACACAAGAAAAAGAGTAGGAAAATCACTTATTCtcctagaaaatattttcttggaaaacattttccatcataccaaacacacccttaaagaAATAGAAAGTCGACTTGAAGATTATTGGTCTTTTCCATCACATTTCTAAAAAAGAGGCTATTTATTAAAATATCAATTCTATACCTTCATGCAAAGGTTCATTCTCTACCATAAGTAACTAAATATCCCAAAAAACTGACACATAAAGAAACAGATGGACCTCAAGATTATTGGTGTTTCCATCACATTCTACAAAAAGGGGCTATTTCAGCAATTTTAATGTCATGCAAAGGTACATTCTCTAACTATATGTCCTAAAAATTGACTGGTGAAATAGGTACCGGCTTCAGTATCCCTTTATATTTTCTGGTCGCAGTGGCAGTGGTGGTGGTGGGTGGAGCTGCCCTGGAGCTCTTTGCAGCAGCCACCAAGGTTTGGCAATAAAAACACACTAACGCATCCCCTACCCACCTTCACACTATCCATTCACCCCCTTACCTGCCTACCCCACCCAACCCCCCCCCCTTACCTGCCTACCCCACCCACCCCTGaattcactacaagaaaaaatatatgtggcaacaatttttgtttttttgttgcatagacttttcccaacggctgttattgcaacaatgtgcaacaacctttttttttttttttttttgccaaaagtactttttgcaacaaaaatcaatactatgacaacaaaattaaattctttggcaacaaaaaagtttttgccaacaataaaacaaagttgttgccaaatattaaattttttgttgccatttctatactttcttgtagtgatatTCAAAAACCTCATGGTATTTTGCTTTGAATGTATGAAAATGCTCTTAAATGACATTTTCCAAACACAAGAAAACGAGTAGGAAAATCACTTATATTCCGAGAGAAAATACTTTCTTgcaaaacattttccatcataccaaacacacccttaaagaAATAGAAAGTGGACTTGGAAGATTATTGGTCTTTTCCATCACATTTCTATCATCATGCAAAGTAAGTACCTaattatctcaaaaaaaaaaaaaatcaacacatATATAAAGAGATAAAAAAAACAAACCTGAAGATTATTAGTTTTGATGTAATCCCAAACTTTCTTAACAGCATCAGTACGCGATATTTCATTAGCACCAACAAATTTTCCTAAAGCAGGTGAAATCGGTACCGGCTTCAATATCCCTTTATAACGACCTTTTCCGGTTGTCGTGGCAgtggtggtgggggtgggtggaGCTGTGGCGGTGGATGTCTTAGCAGCAGCCATTAGAGTTCTGCAATAGTTACCGAAAACCCTAGTTGATGATGATGCCATTGCTttgctttttttaaaaaaaaaaaaaataataacttgGATTCTGATCAACCCTAGAGAGAAAAATGAGGGGTGTTTTTTGAAAGGAATGGCAAAATCGAGGTTTATAGCAAGGGAATGAAAAAGTTGTAGTTTAAGGTGGAAAAAACTGGGCTTTTGTTGGGCCGGGTATCTCAAGATTTAACTGGGCTTCGCATAAGTTGAAACGGatcgggcaatttgcaggattgtccttcgctgggggtggtctttttaacttttgtccctcaaattggtggtctttaatttttgtccttcccTAAAAATCTCTTGATTTCGGGTTCAAACTCCGGTTtagttaaaaaaatttaaaaaaaaattgcaaggcagagttttgcaattTAAACATTTGCCTTGCcaaaatttcttctttttttactgagctggaatTTGAACCCAGAATCTCGGGGTATTAGGCAAAGGACAAAAAAGACCCagccaaatgaaggacaatccgtgaaaaaaaaaaaaaaaaacgggtgGAGTAATTTTTTAAACGAGACATAAGTTTATATCTTTTAGGTCCCACAACTTATCCCACATACTTGCAtcaggaaataggttcacatacaGATGGAGGTTTTTGGCAAGGGAATGACAAAGTTGTAGTTTTTCGTGAGGGAATTGCTTTTTCGAGTAATTGTGTTTTGGAAAGCGTGGACCTGTTGGGCTGCTAAAGTGCGGAGGATTTTGGGCTGGGTCTTTCCAAACTTAACTGGGCTTCCATTACTGTTTCATCATAAGTAGCAAGATTAGTGTCCTTTTTCTGGCAAAAAAATAACGATACTTTTTTTCAAACGTAGTAgtatttttctttcaaaaggtaGCATATGTGTGCGCATACAGTGTCAATGTATATACAATGTTTATACACTGAGACATTGTATATGCAAATGTATATAAACTGATAGCGTATATACAGAAGGGGACATATATGAATTTTGCCTGCAATTTAGGGATACGTGTATCAATGTTTATCTGCTATAACATGTAAAATATGATTATGTTTTGTAATTATTTAAAAGTAATGCTATAAAGTGTAATTATAAATCATAACCAGTTACATTAGCTAGATAATTTTTCCTTAATATATTTGTGTATAACTTCACAATTCACATGTATCCATTAAACTTCGGCAATAGTTTTCGAAAACCACAGATGATAATGCCATTGCTTTTTTTTTCCTTGGATTCTGCAAAAccctaagggctcgtttggtagctggttagaattatgcatgtattagttatgcatgTATCAGTAATGTAGGTATTaattatgcaggtattagtaatgcaggcattagttatgcaggtattagtaatgcatgtattagttatgcagggtttagttatGCATAAATTATTGCTTTGGATGTTGGTTTGTTATATTAAAATATTACTCGTATACACATGACtttttttagacaaatattagccttttaagtaccattacttgtcctaaaactcttttgatcatgtgttcaatGGATGGAGACTCTCATATggtgtattaaagtgttattataatatttaaataatgaaatgtacttttatttattttattttatttatttatggactTTTAGACAAATATTGTCCTTGGTCTATACATAACATGTGGAAAATTATTGAACATGCGTAAAGTCGAGCCTAAATGATAACTATTAGCTATTAACGACGATTAGTTTATGGTATACCTATCCACGATCCCTTGGATTTGTGCATTTAGGGGTTTGtggttttatttttttatttttttgtccgTACACTATTCGTCATCACTATTAGGATCATCCAGTCACCTTACTCATATAAATCAAATTACAACATTTTGAGGTCTCCTCCCATTCACCCATATAATCACCACCTACTATAATATATTCTGCAATCGACGCCATAATAAATCTATAATAAACTACGGCTATGGTTATGACTGCAATCGACGCCATAATAAATCGATAATAAACTACGGCTATGGTCTATGACGGCAGTCGACGCCATACTAAGTCGTTGGGGACTGATTTTATGATGAAAAGCAGGATCTTTCGCCGGAATTTTTGCCGAAAACAGGATCTAAAAAGTGGATAAATTAGGAGCTTTTagagggaatttttttttttttttttttgggtaattaaAATGTTGGGGGTTGGGGGTCAAAGTGTAGTTTTCAAAACTTTGGGGCTGGGATTTGACACAACACATCTCTGACATGCTGACGTCATAAATGGTGGCCAAAGCACCAATTTTGAACACTTATGGCCTTTTAGCAAAATAACTTTTACCAACTCCCCCCACTTCAAGTTAGGGGTGTGCAAAAACTAGTTTAACCGATAAACCGAACCAATAAAAACGCTATTGGTTTATCATTATTGGGTTAACGGTTTGTAAATGGTTTTGTAATTTTTTATGGGGTTATTGGTTCGGTTTTTTATTTTAAGGATTTAGTTAATggttaaaccgataacccaataagcttatattaaaattattttttatcccTAATTATATAATAGTGGCTTTAAATTCTAACTATTTAAAACAAGTTTGTTTTAGAAAATAGCAACAACGTATTTGAATTTGCTTCTACAACATCCAAGGTTGATACTTAACGTGAAAGAAAAGAAGTTTGTTTTAGCAAATGTCAATAACGTATTTGAATTTGCTTCTACAACATTCAAGTTTGCTACTTAACCTGAAAGAAAAGAAGTGTGTTTTAGCAAATAGCAATAACATGTTTGAATTTGCTTCTGGTTGTAATTTATGTAGACTTTTAATCTTTTACGTATGAAGGCAGTGTATATATGAACAAATTAAAACaagagaaagcaaaaaaaaaaaattagaggaGATTTTCTTATCGGTTAAACCAAAAACCGAACCGCTAAGGACCAAAAACCGATAACCGAAACCAATAACGAATATCTTATTGATTTGGTTATCAGTTTAGCATATTTAAAAATCGAAAATCAATAAACCGAACCTATAATACacaaaatcgaaccgaaccgaccgataAGCACCACTACTTTCAGTTACACCTCGgcaatttcatgtcgttgcgtcGTGAATAGATTAACGTCAGTTAAGTCGGACACGAGACCTTCATGACTACAAGAGGGTGATTGGCAGCCTTAATGTATATACGATAAGATTTTTAAGTCATAGGACTTGGTGAAACTaggttcgtcaaaggaagtgGAGTATAAGTTATGTTTGGGGAGGATTTCATGGGTGTCGAACTAACAAAtatttagtaaggtcttgaggacgagttataatGTCCGTTAGATCGTTAAGGATGTGTTacacaagtaccaagaaggttccataaggattagagatcaaacgaagcgatgAGAGCAAATCCGGAAAAGTATGGATTAGACGGCCAtacatacggactgtataatttgTACGGCCGTATGTCTGTTCGTAGAACCCCTCCAGAAAGGGGTAAGTTTCTGGAAGAAACATACAGTCCAATATACgaaccatataaattatacggtccgtatagtggaccgtataTTTCGAGGCGGGTccgaattttatttttatatatgtatgatccCTCTTTTTTTCTCACTTCTCATCTCTCCAACACCctttaaacctctagaactttctccatatcacactAACACATATTCAAgagagaaatcaaggatcaaacatcaaaagttgGTAGAATCAAGGGTGTGAATGCTTCCTAAGGGTTGATAGAAGTTGAGAATCTCTTTGGTATTAAAGTGGAGttcttctcaagtggagtattctcatccaaagatcatctctacataatcaaaggtgagttttatgattattttatgttaATGATAGTGTTGagtagttgaagaacttgaattaGAAACAAGTATGGAATATGAGCTTAagtatggaaataatggtatgcTGGTTTGAAAGGTAGTTGAGTTATGATTCATGGTAtaatatgagtataatcttgtcatGAATGgcactaatgatgttgaggaagtattatgtgaatgATAAGcatgatgttgtattatagttgTGGTTAGGGAGGATCTTGGGGGTGAATTTGGAAATTGAATAACATCTAGCCAAGGGAATTTAtgtgttatgatattatgggtgttgctatgatgtttgggagctgttttattaTTTGAgggaaagttgttgaaacaaacaaaatgctgcccaattttcgttagccttatTCGCTTTAGTTCAGGCTTAAGTATACCTTCAACAATCTAACCTTCATACGAACCCCTTTGTATGTAAAATTGTAAGCCGGAAGGAGAGCTCTTAGTCGACATTGTTAAGGagatacaaaggtatgtaaggctatgccctttccttcaaaggcatgactcttgtttcataatttcttccttatacttccatgaccttcttacatccctaaaGATGAAGTTTGAAGAACTTTGAGAACTTCTTACGAGATACATTCCACAACGATAAAAATGACAATGATGACTTCATGATGCAGATATTTCTATGCTTATGGTTTCATTGATACTATTCTTCCTTGTTGTCTCACCTCaaaatactagttccttcaaggtgagacttaACGGTGAGGATGATGCCATAATGTAATCGAaggttcatgaccttacgtcactccgataaagcgcacttttatttgggctctcatgcatgctacgtatattatatgtgtatatgatatgtatatgtatataggggacatggggaaaggtgaggcactATAGACGCATAgtcacctgatcagctggtatcttatgatatcaccccggacgcgggatgcccgaacgcaggatatatgggtaatggatcgggccgttagTTCCGCGGCTATacattgatatatgatgatatatggattgggctgcacgttccgcagcaatacatgaTATGGTGATATTTTTACGAGcttgcatgcatgactccgccttaagaggcaagcagtcacCGGTTATCTTCTTATCTTTATTTTATCTTCCTGTTCCCttgatattttatgatgcatgttttacatactcagtacattgctcgtactgacgtcccttttcttcttggatgttgtgttcatgcccacaggtagacagggagacgacccaGCTT includes these proteins:
- the LOC132609624 gene encoding upstream activation factor subunit UAF30-like → MASSSTRVFGNYCRTLMAAAKTSTATAPPTPTTTATTTGKGRYKGILKPVPISPALGKFVGANEISRTDAVKKVWDYIKTNNLQNPANKKEINCDDKLKTIFAGKDKVGFLEIAKLLSSHFQKAS